The window TTAACAGCGGCGAGGGTTTCGATTCTTTTGTCGATTTACTTAAAATGACGCTGGTTAAGTACGAAACCAACGGATCCGGTAAATTTTCTACATCCGACATACCGGATGATTTGAAAGCCAAAGCCGATAACCTGCACGAAAAACTGATAGAAATGGCAGCCGAAAATGATGACGAATTACTTGAAAAGTTTTTTGAGGAAGGGTCGCTTTCAAACGAAGAAATTAAGAAAGGCTTAAAATCCGGAATCGCAAGTCAATCGATTTGTCCGGTACTTTGTGGCTCTGCTGAGAAAAATATTGGCGTCCACCATTTAATGGACTTCATAGCGGAATACGGCACGGCTCCAACAGACAGACCGGCAGAACTAGCAAAGAAAGCCGGGACTGAAGACGAGGTTGAACGTGCTTGCGACCCCGGTGCTCCTCTTTCGATGTTGATATTTAAAACCGTTTCCGAGTCTCATTTAGGTGAGTTATCATTTTTTAGAGTCATGTCCGGTAAAATTCCCGCTGGCAGCGAGGTCATGAACACGAGCAGGAGAGTTTCTGAAAAAATTGGTCAAATTTATGTCATGAATGGAAAAAACCGTAGAGAATTGGGGAGTTTAAGTGCCGGTGATATTGGGGCCACGGTTAAGCTGAAAGACACACACACCGGAAATACTTTGAGTGATAAAAAAGATCCGGTCGAGCTTAAAGGGATCGACTTTCCGGCTCCGGTTATTCGAATTGCTGCTGAGCCAAAAGCCAAGGGTGATGAGGACAAGATTTCAACCGGTCTCCACACGCTTCATGAGCAAGATCCGACTTTTATTTCAACCCACGATCCGGAACTGCATCAAACAATTATCTCCGGCTTGGGCGAATTGCACTTAGATATCGTTGTGAAAAGGCTCAAAGAGAAGTTCGGGGTTGATGTGAACTTGGTTGAACCCAAAATACCCTATCGGGAGACCATAAAAGGCAGAGCGGAAAAGCAGGGGAAGTACAAAAAACAGTCGGGGGGTAGAGGACAATATGGCGACACCTGGATAAAAATTGAACCCCAGCCTCGTGGGGCAGGATTTGAGTTTGTAAATGCCATTGTCGGCGGTGTGATTCCATCTAAATTTATTCCGGCTGTTGAAAAGGGTATAAAAGAAGTGATGGAAGAAGGAATCATCTCCGGCTGTAAAGTTGTAGATGTAAAGGTTACATTATACGACGGCAGTTATCATAATGTCGATTCTTCGGAAATGGCGTTTAAAGTCGCCGGTTCAATGGGTTTTAAAAAGGCTTTTGGGGAAGCAAAACCAATTCTTCTGGAACCCATTTATGATGTTGAGGTGACTGTTCCCGAAGATTTTATGGGTGACGTCATGGGCGATCTTTCCGGACGTAGGGGCAAAATTTCAGGAATGGAAGCGGAAGGCCCATTTCAAGTTGTAAAGGCAAAAGTACCTTTGTCTGAGCTCTACAAGTACTCAACCTCGCTCCGTTCAATGACCCAGGGTCGTGGAATTCATCGCAGGAAATTTTCGCATTATGAAGAGGTACCGAATGATGTGACCAAGAAATTGATAGCGGCCCACGAAGAAGAAAAAACTCTAAAATGAAGTCTGACTCAAAGTCAGAGATCCTGTGGGCTCCCTGGCGGATGGAATATATTTTGGGCGAAAAAGAGAGTGGATGTATATTTTGCACAAGGATTAACCAGGATAGTGACAAGGAAAATTTGATCTTGTTGCGTGGGGGAAATAATTTCGTCATTATGAATAAGTATCCCTATAATAACGGCCATTTAATGGTCGTTCCCAACCGTCATACTTCAGAGTTTGATTCATTGAGTGATCCCGAAAAATTGGAGATGATGAATTTGGTCTCGAAGTCAATGAATGTACTTAAAAAAACGGTTAACCCGGATGGTTTTAATGTAGGCATGAATATTGGTAAAATTGCCGGGGCAGGTATTGACGACCACCTGCATTTTCATATTGTACCGCGCTGGGCCGCCGACACCAATTTTATGCCCGTGGTTGGACAAACCAAGATCATCTCGGAAGATTTGGGGGAAACCTGGGAAAGGTTGAAGGAGGTGTTTTTAACCTAAATATGATAGTGTGAAGGCGTCCCGCCGGCTGAGGCTCGAGTTCACTTTTTTTCATTTTCCTTCTGCTTTTCCCAAGCAACATCCAGTTCCTCTAATGTAGCCTCGCTTATTTCTTCTCCTTTCAATGTAAATTCGCGTTCCATATTCTTAAATCTGGTGATAAATTTCTCGGAAGTTTTACGTAATGCATCCTCTGGATTAATTTTAAGAAAGCGAGAAATGTTGACCAGGGAAAACAATAAATCACCAAACTCTTCCTCAACGCGCTCTTTACTTTCTTTTTGATGGGCAATTTTTAGCTCATCTATCTCTTCAAGAATTTTCTGCCAAACTGGTTCTTCTACCGGCCAATCGAAGCCGACTGTCGAGGCTTTCTGTTGGAGACGCTTTGCTCTAAGCAAAGCCGAGAGGGCTTTGGGTACACCGTCCAGAATGGATTCTTTCCCTTCCTGCTTTTTCAGCTTTTCCCAGTTTATTGATTGCTCTTCCGCTGTTTTAATTTTTACGTCCCCAAAAACATTTGGATGCCGCCGCACCAATTTGTCGGTAATCGCATCAATGACTTTTGCTATATCAAATGTATTCTTTTCGGATGCAATCTGAGCATGAAAAACAACTTGGAGAAGCAAGTCGCCTAGTTCTTCCTTTAGAGCCTCGTCATTATTTTCATCAATGGATTCCAGGACTTCGTATGCTTCTTCGAGTAGATACTGTGTTAAGGTCACGTGGGTTTGTTCTTTGTCCCACGGGCAGCCATTATCGCTCCGAAGGTCAGTCATAATGTGAACGAGTTTTTCGAATTTCTCACCAATGTTAGTTTTTTGGGTGGACATAATTTTTTTAAATTTAGCTGGTTAATTGGTCTCTATATTAGTCGCAATTTTTTTAATTTAGCCTCGCGGATAAACTGGTTTTCTTAAACACTCAAAACGAGGGTTGCGGAGATTGGCATAGCGGTTTCCGCAACCCAGGCGGTTCAACCGTTGCACTATTCTCCGAGACTATCAGCGTAGTAGTCATTGAGTTGGCCAAAGTATTGAAATAGTTGCTGATTGTCAACGGAATTAAAGAGAAAAAAATAGCAAGATTCTGCTTATTTAAACAGTAAATTTTTATTTTTATGAAAATCTTGACAATTAAGATATTTATCTTTATTTTGCTGATTGTTAATTTTATCGGCTCAACAATTCTTGTGAATTAAAAAATATCTTAAGCCTTTAATAATTGAAGTCTCTTGCAGAAAACCTCGATCAAAAGATCGTAAATTTTTTCCCGAACAGGTTTATGACAAGTATATTTATAATGTAATGTTTTCACGCGGTTTTTTTCAAAAAAGAGAAGTTCGCAAATTCGGTTTTACGCCGTTTTATTATGAAGATGAGGTGGATGGGAATAGAGAAGAAACGGAATCTCGAATAAAGTTTAGAAAGATCCTTCGCAGTTCACCTGTTGCTAAAAAGTCTGTTCGAGGTCTGTTTTTTTTAGCTATGCTATTGTTGGTAGGTCTGTTTTACCTGTGGGGGTTGATAAAGGATGAAACACCCACGTTTCAACTTGAAGAAATCAGAATAGAAGAGACCCAAAGTAACTTTTAGCCGTTAATCTGCAACTTTGTTTTTCAAAGGGGACCGGTGTCTCAAGCAAAGCAATCAAATAATCTCGTCGGCTCTAATTCAGTCAAAGCTGAAGTGTCTTCCAAATCATGGCGCTCTTGGTTTTCTCCATGGCGTATCCTACCCATAAGAATAAAATTAAGTTTAATTATTGCATCTATTGTTGTGTTGGTTATGTCGACTTTTAGTCTGATAGTATTACAGAATCAAAAAGTTGCTTTAATGCAGCGCATGAATCAAGTTTGCAAGGTTCTGATTCAAAACCTGGCCGAAACCTCCAAGGGTGATCTTCTGTTAGACAAAAAAGAGAGAGTGACCGAAGCAGTTTTTCGCTTGAAGAAAAATAGTGTTGATGGTCTGGAAAAGGCGGCCATTTTAAATCGATACGCCGAACCAGTTGCCTCATTTGACCTAAATGGGCAAGAAGTAAAATTTGCCAATGCCACTGAACTCCTCAAGATATCAAAATTCACAATTAAAGAATTGCCTCTGCATTTTGAGTATTATTACCCCATTACCCATCAAATAAGGGAAAATAGCAGAATTAAGAACATACTTTTGGGCATTGCTTTTATCAGCTTTTCCAAGGAGTCGATTTTGCAGCCAATCGAGAATGCTAGAAATATTGCTATCGGCTCTGCGATTTTTGTTACTCTACTGTCAATTGTTTTTATAAATCTGATTGCCAGAAAAATGGCAAAGCAGATTCAAATGCTCTCCGACGGGGCAAGGGCAGTTGGTAGCGGCAATCTTAATGTCGTTATTTCAGTGAATTCGAGAGATGAATTGGGTCAGTTGGCTGCTGAGTTTAATAATATGATCCAGCATCTGCGGGAAAAACTGCAAATGCAGAAATTCGTTTCAAAGTTGACGGTGCAAATGATCAAAGATACCGTCGGGGTCAATGGCAAAAAAACCAAAGCCGCAAATCAGAAAGTAGCCGTACTTTTCTCAGATGTTAGAAACTTTTCATCAATTGCAGAACAGTTAAAACCGGAAGAGATAGTTAAGTTAATCAATGTTTATTTTGATTTGCAGACTCGAATCATTGAGACCCATAAGGGTATTGTTGATAAATTTATGGGTGATCAGATCATGGCCATCTTTCAGGGAAAAACGATGGCGGATAATGCTCTCCGGGCAGCGGTTGAAATACAGCGACAAGTTCGCTTGGTTAACCATAAACGAGAAGCGAAAGGTGAAGCCATACTTGAAATGGGCATCGGTATAAACAATGGTTCCGTGGTTATAGGGAATATGGGTTCCGCGGATCGCATGGACTATACAGTAATTGGTGATGTGGTCAATGTAGCAGCCCGCCTTTGTTCCAAGGCTGCCGCCGGTCAAATTATATTGTCATACGATCTAGCCAAAAAGGCGAATGGTTCTTACCCAACCAGCCGGCTAAAATCACTTTCTGTAAAAGGAAGAAAAAAAGGAATCGATGTATGTGAAGTTGATTATAATCGCGAAATACTCGCTTAGTGTTTTTTTGAAATATTATTTATGAATAAATTATTGCTCCTTGCCTCCATCCTGAATTGCATCTGCTTCACTTCCATAACTTTATCCCAGACAACTGTAGAACTTTTTAGACCCAATGCCCGGTCAATGGCATTAGGAGGTTCTTTGGTTGTTCAGGCCCGTGATCCCTCGGCCATTTTTTGGAATCCAGCAGCTTTGTCCGGATTGAAGGACCGCACCATGCTCATTAGTGTTAACGATCCATTTGCTTTTAATTTTGTAAGTGTGACTCAAGTTGTACCTTTAATGGGAACATTCGGAGCTTCCCTTTCACGACTGCCCGCCTTACCGGAAAAGGTTGACAGGGGGACTTTGGCCTGGGGCCGCAGATTCTATAAACGATTGTTTATCGGAAATAAATTTGACTTCATAAAACAGGACAGTACCTTGTTTGCGTCTACCGGTTTGGGGATTTTCTTTGGCAATCCTGGTGTTGGAGTATTGGATAAACGATGGGAAAAATTTTCAGACTCAAAACTTTGGGATAAGTTGAACTTCGGCATGACAGTTCATAACATTCCTTTAAGCAAGAAAGTTTTTGAGCCTTCCGTTATGTTTGGGCTTAGCTATCTTTGGCCCACGCCGGGTTTACTTTTGAACACAGGTTATCATTTTCAACGAGGTGAGAACACAAACCACCTCGGAATTGGTTTTGAATTCAACAGAAAAATGACAGTCTTTTTGGGTCTTGAAGACCTCGATTTTGATAATTCTGCAGCCGGATTTCAGTACACTCGCGATAACTTTGTGTTCAATTTCGCTTATTCCAAAAGTTCGGAAAAGTTTCTTTTTACTTTTTCAGCAAGGATTAGCCCGGCCCCGGCTGCCCTGGCTGAACGGTATTATGAAAAGGGTGTAGAAAGATTGACGTTAAAAAAATACAAATCAGCTTCAAGAGAATTTAAAAAATATCTAGATTATGACTTGCTTGATACAAAATCAGATTCTGTAGAAACTTTGGTAAATGATTTGACTAAGCGGCTCGCAAGGAAAGAAATCGTGATTGATTCACTGTTTTCATTGTCGAGTAGATTGCTTGCTCAGGAAGATCCACAGTTCTTTCGGGCGGCCTATGTTCTGACAAAAATTAAAGAGTTGGATCCGGATAATTTTGATGCCGCCGTGAAATTAAACGCACTTAAACCGGCCATTGATGTTTTAATTAGGAAGTCACTCTCCGACGGAATGGCCGAGTTTGATGCCAAACAATATTTTGTGGCTGAAAAGTCATTTAAGCGCGTCCTGATTTTTGACAAAAACCATAATACTGCGATAAAATATCTCGCTGATATTGACAATATAAAAAATTATTTGGCAGAAGAATATTTTTTCCGGGGGTTGGGTTATTACCGTGACAAAAATTTTAGGATAGCAGAACAAGAGTTTAAGCGTGCATTAGAATTTAATGAAACACAAATTGAAGTTATTAAATACTTGAGCAGAACGAGACAGAAAATCCGGGAAAATATAAAGCTGATTTCCAAATTTCTTCGGGAAGCAGAGGCGCTGGAACAACAAAAAAATTACGTGGGTGCGACTAATAAGTATTTAGAAGTCTTGAAAATTGACCCTGGAAATAGCGACGCTAAATCTGGAATTGCCAAATCAAGACCCCAAATCAATCGGTTTATACAGGAAAAATACGCTGAAGGCTTACTACTTTACAGATCGGAAAACTATGCAGAAGCAATTGAGGTCTTTTCAAATGTGTTGTCAATTAATCCCGATCACATAAATGCCAAAAGAAATTTAACAAGAGTACGGAATGATAGAAGTGAAAAAGCTTCTTCTTTTCTCAAACGGGGAGACTTGTTTTTCCAGCAAGGCAATTGGCAATCTGCGTTAGAAAGCTATTCGAAAGCAATAGCAATTGAGCCCTCCAATTCGAAAGCCCTTCAAAGGAAAAAAGATGTTCAAAAAGAACTTCAAATTGCGAATTTTATAGAACGGGGCAGGCAAAAAGTTTATGAAAAGAGGTACCTGGAGGCAGTGACGATTTTTGGGGATATATTAAGGCTGGATCCCGACAACCGAATTGTGAAGATTGAGCTCAATAACACCCGGAACAAAATCAATGAATTGATTGAGGAACATTTTAATAATGGGATTAACCTTTTTACATTAGATAGATATCAAGAAGCAATTGTAATATGGAACAAAGTTTTAGATCTCAATTCGAACCATAAAGGTGCGCTTGAGTATAAACAAAAAGCGATTGAAAGAATTGAGGCTTTAAAAAGAATTCAGAATCAGAATAAGTAGATGAGTAATTTGAAAACTGTTTGGCAACTGCTTACCAAAGGCGATAAAATATTAGCTTCCTCTTTGATTCTACTAAGCATGTTAAGTTTTACAATTTTAAAAGCAGTTAGTCAACCCGGTCAAATAGCAGTTATCAAAGTGGAGAATCTGCAAAATTTCAGTAAAAATTTGAACCGGGATGAAAAGTTTAACACAAGCGGCCATATTGGTGAAACCTCTATAGAAATAGTTAATAAAGCAATAAGAGTCGTTAGTTCTGACTGTCCTCAAAAACTTTGCGTTCGTCAAGGCAGCATCACACATACCGGTGAAATCATTGTATGTGTCCCCAACAAATTAACGATCTCCATTGAAGGCAGACGCAAAAACAAATTTGATGCGATTACCGGTTAACCCTTCCAAACGCGCCAAAGAAGGCGTCTTTTCCTTGAAAAAAACTTCAGATGTAACCAGGTTGGGGGTTTTGGCGGCTACTGGATTGATTTTGTTTTTGTTTGAGTCCGCAATTCCAAGACCGTTGCCCTGGTTAAAACCCGGTTTGTCAAATTTGGTAACGATAATTGCTTTATATTGTTATGGTTTCAGAGCTGCTTTTTTAGTCATGCTCCTTCGTGTAATCACCGGGGCATTTGTTTTAGGTACTTTATTTAATCCTGTTTTCTTGTTTGCCTTAAGTGGTGGGGTTGTCGCCACAAGTGTTATGGCCTTTTTGTACACCAACTTTAGTAAAACATTCAGTGTTTTAGGGGTTAGTCTCTTAGGAGCGTTTACACATAATTTCGTTCAACTGCTGCTCGCTGCATTTCTGGTTGTAGGCAGTACCCAAGTTCTCTATTTGATGCCGATTATGTTGTTGTCATCACTTTTTTCTGGATTTTTAGTTGGAATTTTCGCACATTACATCATTCAAAAAATGGAAGTTTTAAGAATATGGTAAGAAATCCTGAACACTGGAAGGCCCTTTTCTCCCTTCTTGTTTTGAGTTTCACTGTCTCATCATGCGCCTATTTCAATACATTTTATAATACCAAAAAAGTATTTAATGAGGCCAAGAAGGAACGAAAGAAGCGCCTCAGTGAAAAGCCTTCATCAGCCGAATTGCAAAAATATGATAAAACGATTGAAAAAGCATCAAGGATATTAGAGATTTATCCAAATAGCAAATATGTTGATGATGCACTTATAATTTTGGGTGAATGCTTTTATTACAAAGGCGAGAATGTAAAGGCTCAGAGAAAATTCCACGAACTAATTACCTATTTTCCTGAGAGCGACTATTTCTTAAAAGCTAAAATCTGGTTAGCGAAAACTGACATTAAGTTAAAAAATTATCCGGCGGCAAGATTGAACCTGCAAGAGTTGCTTGGTTCGCAAAAATTGAAAAGTGATATCAGGGATGAAAGTAGATATTTGCTGGGAGAGTCTTTGTTTGAAGAAGGAAAGTTTTCGGAAGCAGCGAAAGAGTACGAAACCGCCGCACTGGCTGCCAAGGATAAGTTAATTAGGACAAATGCTTACCTAAAATTGGGCGAAT is drawn from candidate division KSB1 bacterium and contains these coding sequences:
- a CDS encoding HIT domain-containing protein, with the protein product MKSDSKSEILWAPWRMEYILGEKESGCIFCTRINQDSDKENLILLRGGNNFVIMNKYPYNNGHLMVVPNRHTSEFDSLSDPEKLEMMNLVSKSMNVLKKTVNPDGFNVGMNIGKIAGAGIDDHLHFHIVPRWAADTNFMPVVGQTKIISEDLGETWERLKEVFLT
- the mazG gene encoding nucleoside triphosphate pyrophosphohydrolase codes for the protein MSTQKTNIGEKFEKLVHIMTDLRSDNGCPWDKEQTHVTLTQYLLEEAYEVLESIDENNDEALKEELGDLLLQVVFHAQIASEKNTFDIAKVIDAITDKLVRRHPNVFGDVKIKTAEEQSINWEKLKKQEGKESILDGVPKALSALLRAKRLQQKASTVGFDWPVEEPVWQKILEEIDELKIAHQKESKERVEEEFGDLLFSLVNISRFLKINPEDALRKTSEKFITRFKNMEREFTLKGEEISEATLEELDVAWEKQKENEKK
- the fusA gene encoding elongation factor G, with amino-acid sequence MKEYSAADIRNLALIGHATVGKTTLSEAMLFSAGAINRQGTVDDGSTTSDYHGDEIERKISINASLLNCEWKNCKFNFLDTPGYSDFMGDVISALRVVDCGVVVINSVSGVEVGTENVWKAANNAGASTIFFMNRLDKEHVDFNTSFESLKGRFGNKVMQVQLPVNSGEGFDSFVDLLKMTLVKYETNGSGKFSTSDIPDDLKAKADNLHEKLIEMAAENDDELLEKFFEEGSLSNEEIKKGLKSGIASQSICPVLCGSAEKNIGVHHLMDFIAEYGTAPTDRPAELAKKAGTEDEVERACDPGAPLSMLIFKTVSESHLGELSFFRVMSGKIPAGSEVMNTSRRVSEKIGQIYVMNGKNRRELGSLSAGDIGATVKLKDTHTGNTLSDKKDPVELKGIDFPAPVIRIAAEPKAKGDEDKISTGLHTLHEQDPTFISTHDPELHQTIISGLGELHLDIVVKRLKEKFGVDVNLVEPKIPYRETIKGRAEKQGKYKKQSGGRGQYGDTWIKIEPQPRGAGFEFVNAIVGGVIPSKFIPAVEKGIKEVMEEGIISGCKVVDVKVTLYDGSYHNVDSSEMAFKVAGSMGFKKAFGEAKPILLEPIYDVEVTVPEDFMGDVMGDLSGRRGKISGMEAEGPFQVVKAKVPLSELYKYSTSLRSMTQGRGIHRRKFSHYEEVPNDVTKKLIAAHEEEKTLK
- a CDS encoding NusG domain II-containing protein; protein product: MSNLKTVWQLLTKGDKILASSLILLSMLSFTILKAVSQPGQIAVIKVENLQNFSKNLNRDEKFNTSGHIGETSIEIVNKAIRVVSSDCPQKLCVRQGSITHTGEIIVCVPNKLTISIEGRRKNKFDAITG
- a CDS encoding adenylate/guanylate cyclase domain-containing protein, whose protein sequence is MSTFSLIVLQNQKVALMQRMNQVCKVLIQNLAETSKGDLLLDKKERVTEAVFRLKKNSVDGLEKAAILNRYAEPVASFDLNGQEVKFANATELLKISKFTIKELPLHFEYYYPITHQIRENSRIKNILLGIAFISFSKESILQPIENARNIAIGSAIFVTLLSIVFINLIARKMAKQIQMLSDGARAVGSGNLNVVISVNSRDELGQLAAEFNNMIQHLREKLQMQKFVSKLTVQMIKDTVGVNGKKTKAANQKVAVLFSDVRNFSSIAEQLKPEEIVKLINVYFDLQTRIIETHKGIVDKFMGDQIMAIFQGKTMADNALRAAVEIQRQVRLVNHKREAKGEAILEMGIGINNGSVVIGNMGSADRMDYTVIGDVVNVAARLCSKAAAGQIILSYDLAKKANGSYPTSRLKSLSVKGRKKGIDVCEVDYNREILA
- a CDS encoding tetratricopeptide repeat protein translates to MNKLLLLASILNCICFTSITLSQTTVELFRPNARSMALGGSLVVQARDPSAIFWNPAALSGLKDRTMLISVNDPFAFNFVSVTQVVPLMGTFGASLSRLPALPEKVDRGTLAWGRRFYKRLFIGNKFDFIKQDSTLFASTGLGIFFGNPGVGVLDKRWEKFSDSKLWDKLNFGMTVHNIPLSKKVFEPSVMFGLSYLWPTPGLLLNTGYHFQRGENTNHLGIGFEFNRKMTVFLGLEDLDFDNSAAGFQYTRDNFVFNFAYSKSSEKFLFTFSARISPAPAALAERYYEKGVERLTLKKYKSASREFKKYLDYDLLDTKSDSVETLVNDLTKRLARKEIVIDSLFSLSSRLLAQEDPQFFRAAYVLTKIKELDPDNFDAAVKLNALKPAIDVLIRKSLSDGMAEFDAKQYFVAEKSFKRVLIFDKNHNTAIKYLADIDNIKNYLAEEYFFRGLGYYRDKNFRIAEQEFKRALEFNETQIEVIKYLSRTRQKIRENIKLISKFLREAEALEQQKNYVGATNKYLEVLKIDPGNSDAKSGIAKSRPQINRFIQEKYAEGLLLYRSENYAEAIEVFSNVLSINPDHINAKRNLTRVRNDRSEKASSFLKRGDLFFQQGNWQSALESYSKAIAIEPSNSKALQRKKDVQKELQIANFIERGRQKVYEKRYLEAVTIFGDILRLDPDNRIVKIELNNTRNKINELIEEHFNNGINLFTLDRYQEAIVIWNKVLDLNSNHKGALEYKQKAIERIEALKRIQNQNK
- a CDS encoding Gx transporter family protein, with amino-acid sequence MKKTSDVTRLGVLAATGLILFLFESAIPRPLPWLKPGLSNLVTIIALYCYGFRAAFLVMLLRVITGAFVLGTLFNPVFLFALSGGVVATSVMAFLYTNFSKTFSVLGVSLLGAFTHNFVQLLLAAFLVVGSTQVLYLMPIMLLSSLFSGFLVGIFAHYIIQKMEVLRIW